The genomic interval TGTTAAGGTTCTCGTTAAATAACGGTTGGAGGCAGGTAAATGGTAAATTCATTGATTGGCTCTATTAATACACTGTAAGGATCAATTTGCTCTGATTCCTTAACGATATCGAGATCAGACAAGAGCTTGAAGTGTGCTGATTTTAACTTGGCTGGCTTAACAGCGAGTGCCTTATGCCACACCCGATATGTGCCAAGTTTATTATCTCTGCGATAATAAAAGCCGGCCAGGGGGTGGGTAAGATAGACCAGAGCTGACTCGACATCGGGAAAGCCAGGGAACTCAAATATGTCTGATCCTGATTGCTCCAATTCAACTGAAGCTTCAGCCCAATTGGATGAAGTCTCCATAAGATATTTGTCATACAAACCAGTCGATTCGTTAAACGCGCAATCAAAGCGAACTTTGCCGGCATGCCATGGTAAGTTCCATAGATACCTTGGAACGACTAAGGTCCAGGAGTCGAGGGTTGTGCCAAGAAACCACACACAACGTTCACCAGTCTGCGTATCGATGATGTAGATCCGGTAATTGGTTTGCCCCATTGTGAATTTTGGGAATGGAAAGACAGCCGAAGTAAAGTCGACATCAATAAACGGTACCACAGAAATCAGACCCATTTCCTGACCATCGATATCAACCACATCCAGTTTAAAGCGCTCAGGAAATAAACCTTTAAACCTGTCAGCGGGAACTGCGTATGTAATGATTGCAAAGTTTTTCAGGCGGCAGAGGACGTCTATCCCCTTAGGCTGTGGCCTATCGATCAAATAGTCTTTCAGGTTACGCGATGCTTGCACGATACTTCCTTAAAAATCAACGCAGTCATTTTCAAACTTATTGAACTTGAGATCATACTCAAAAGTTGCATCCATAAGGCATATGGCTCTATGAGGCCAGACTGCTCATATACTTTAATCGTTCTTTAGTTGCTTTTTGCGACTCAGAGTAACACCGTGGAAACAGCCTTTGAAACTGCAAGTTCTCTGATAGCTCGCATAAACTCTTTGTTGATTCCTTGTTTTGAAATTCAGCTTTAACATACATTTGTATGATTTCGCCGGCATCAGGTAATACTTTCGTTTCGAAAGCTATCCCATATTTTCTATATACCAGGACTCCACAAGTTCATCAAAATTTTTTTCCCACATTTATAACTCATATGGATGAATGCTCAAGCACCATTCGGTCTCGTGAGTAAGTGCAGTTGAGCCTCTTTATCTCAGATATCGTGTAACCCAGACAGAATCATGGAAAGATTTCCTATGGATAATTGGTTTCATGCTTTCCTGGCTTATGAACCATCAAATAGACCATATTTAACGCTACACTAAGATGTAACTAACGTTGGGCAAGTGAAGCCGGCAAGTGTTTGGAATCACTCTTAAATGCTTTGTGGTGCGTATGATTTAAAGGGGCTGAGATCGATACCTTCGATGTCACAAACAGCCTTAATCGTTGGGTTGTCACAAAGGCGTTTCAGATACGCCGCAAGATGTTCAAAAGTGAGTGGCGACTTTGCTATCGGTAACGACCACTCCGCAAGCATGAACAGAAAATAATCACATGCGGTCAACGTATCACCCAGTAAATATTCATTGTGCCCAAGTTGATCGTTGATAATGGATAGTGCATCCGCAATTCTGTCATCTTGTGCCGCCACAACGTTTGGAATGGTCGCTTCATCATTAGTATGGCGGTGAGGGTAATAGCGAACCATCAGCTCTGCTTGCAGCGTGTTATTCAGAAATGCCAGCCATTGATAAAATAAAGGGCGATCAGGGCTGCCGATGGCAGGCATTAAGCTTGATTCCGGGTGCAACTCACAGATATGCATGCAAATCGCCGGACTTTCGAAAATTGCTTGTTCACCCACAACTAACGTGGGTATACGACCCGCTGGGTTGAGTCTGAGATAATCCGGTGACTTCTGCGCATTCGATTGTTTATCAACTAACAATAGCTCATAGTCCGCATTCAAGTGATGAAGCAAAAAATGAGGAGCCAGGCTTGCATTGTTTGGATAATAATAAAGCTTGAACAAAGTAGAGTCCTTGTATGTGAAGTTATGGATACTCATAATGCCCGAGTACAGAGAGGCAATCTAGTGCCAGTAACGCCCGCTGCTGAGCGGTTTTAGGTGGGTGTGAACCGCTACAGATTGTTAAGAGCTTTCCAGAACTTCCTGCATCCAATCATGCCAGCTTTCCGTACTTAAGCTGCTTTCAATAACCTTAGGATGGCTTTCCTGCCACCACAATATCACGGTTCGGTATTCTTCTTCATTTAGCTCAAATGGTAACCACTGTTCCATTCTGCCATCCTGGTCACATGGATCGTTACCACACAGCAGAAATTCATTTAAGAAGTCCATTGGAGGAAAATAGTCAGTTTTTTCTATGATGCTAAAAATACCGTAACGTATTTTTGAATTTTCTGAGAGTATGACTTTAGCTCGTTCTACGATATTCTGCATTTAACCTCACATGACACAATGATTACTTTGGTCAGGTTATCAGTTTCAGTGATGATGGTACTTATATGGCCATTGGTGCGCCAAGGGAAAGCAGTAGTGCAGTAGGTATTAATGGTGACCAAACAGACAACAGCACATTCGATGACTATCAATCAACCTATGCTGGTGCTGCTTATTTATTTCACCGTGACCTGAGCGGGTAATGATCTCAGCAAGCCTATGTGAAGGCGAAAGATACGAGGGAGTTTGATGATGTTGGTGGCAGTCTGGCACTCGGCTATGATGGTTCGATATTGGCTGTTGGCAGTTATTTCCATTTGGATGTTCTAATTAATTAACCCGGCAATTAAATAGATCGCCCTGATCTCTTTAATTGTCGCCCCGATAGATCTGGCGGTGTTGCACGAAACACCGAATCGTCGGACCGCTTGATTTATCGGGGCTCGCATTGGCTATGGCCAATGGTGTGCTCCGACATCTCGGCAGGCTATCAACCCGACATGTATACGGGTTAATATCAAGCCCGTGAGAAGGCAATAGCGGCAGTCGACGCTATCACTTTGACAGTACACCGCAATCACATTGTCAATGCATTTTAGCCTCTGCATTTCTAAGGCAATTCTGAAACTACCCAAGATCTGCGATCATCCAGCCAAGAATGATCCAGGCCGGGATGGTCATGTCATCACTCAGTTTTTCAGTGTCGGATCACACCATGGGCCTATGCTCATGCGAGCCCTTTAAAATCAAGGGATTTCGCAGATTTAAAAAAAATCGACATTCAAACTGATCAGGAAAATCTATATGAATGCCAAGTTTATATGGGTACGGGCCTGCAATTTGTTGTGTATCAGACGTGGGGTTTACTTGCAGCCAGGCGTACAAACACTCGCCGCGTTAAGTGGGGATAGTGGGCGGCATGGGGCCATGCTGTTTCTGGCGGATATCCTGCAACTTCCGGTTGAGCGACTCCAGGTGACAGAAACCATGGTGTTGGAAGTGGGATGTCGGCAGCCCTGCATCTGGATCTTTGTGATTCCCTCGAACAGTTGCAACAGCGTTGGCAATGTGAAAGACGTTTAACGCGACATCGGATGATGTAACAGGTGATTGCCTGTACAGTGGCCGTCAAAAAGGCGCTGTCAGGAATCAAGCAAATTTTCTGAAATCTTCTTCTCCTACTAAAGACCACATGCGCGGTGGTCTTTGGTTCTTTTTGTTTCAATCGTTTTCTCGATCACTATTTTTATGTGAACCATTTCAAAATAATTAATATGCCTCACTTTCTAAGAGAGGCATGATTTTTAGTCATGCCTGAAATAGGTCCATGAATGATCCTCCGAACAGCCAGTCCAATATTAAAATTTGGCTCGATTTATAGAATTGATCTTTTCAAAAGTTGTTGATTTTCCTGGGATTTTCCAGTGGTTCTGTTTATTAGCTTCATTGCATGTACATATTTTATTATGAAGCTAGTTCTAAAGTATTATTGTATAAAAAGCATGATATTTGCCTAATACCCATCGACCACGATGGGTGGATATTTGCCTGCTATCGTTATTTTTATCTATGCTACATTTTATTTTTTTTGCGTTCATTTTTTTGTAATAAATCTCTATTTTGCTCTTAGAAATTTTATAAAATGAATGGGTTTTATCGTCTTTTTTGTAGCATTGGATGGTCCTGAATAAATCATATCTGTGATAATTGATTTAGCTTTTTCTGGACATGAATTTCGAATTTTAGCCCCTGCACATCTATCGTTTTAGCCGGTCTTGAATTTCTGGTGATTGGTGACGTTTCCTGGTTGATCGCGAAATAAGTGTGATCTACCAGAAGGGTTATCTTTTGCATAATTTTTTTTACTCTGGAGAACATCAATGGTTAAAAAAATATTGTTGAGTGCTTTGATTTCAGTGTCATTATCTGAAACTGCTATGGCAGTAAGTCTCAATATGGAAAGTTGCGTTGTCGCACCTGGTCAGATTACGGATATGACTTTTATATCCCCCAGGCACGGTATTATTGCAACTCAACCAGGTGATTTGTATTGGTTCAAAGGTTGTGGTCAGGATGTTACCAAGATAGGTACAGTTCCAGGTGTGTCAAATGATAGCTGGCAGGCGGGACTGTATGGTATAGCTGTCAACTGGGGATTTATCAAGACTGGAAATCTTTATGCTTATTATGCTGCATCTGTCAATGATGAACTGGTCACTCGATTGTCCACATTTCATATCGACCAGCGAGGCATCACGAAAGAAAGGGTTTTGCTGGAAATTCCACAGCCCTATGAAAACGGTAATGGCGGCGCGCTAAGACTCGGACCCGATGGTGCGCTTTATCTGGGGATTGGTGATGGCGGGGGCGAAGGTGATCCCCAGGGCAACAGTCAGAACGTACAGAATTTATATGGTTCAATTCTGCGCATCTATCCTTCATTTTATGCGGGTGATGTCTATCTGAGTCCCAGTGATAACCTACGGAAATTCATCCCCCAGGCTGCACCTGAGATAATAGCCTATGGTCTTCGTAATCCATGGAAGTTGACCTTTGACAGTCAAGGAGATTTGATCGTAGCGGATGTAGGTGAGCACCGCATGGAGGAGATCGACGTAATCCCATCATCTATGTTTGGTCAGCAGGCTATTAATTTAGGATGGAATATCAAGGAAGGGACAGAATGCTTTGATACTTCAACTGGTACAACAAATCCGGATAGTGAATGTACCGTTCCAAATGAAGTTCTACCTGCTTATCAGTATGCTCACAGTGGTGATCAGGGAAATTCAGTTACTGGTGGTGAAACGTTGTGGTTGGAAGATAAAGAATACTATGTATTTGCCGACTTTATGACGGGTTATCTTGGCGCATTGGATCTTGATCATCCCTCTACCGTCGTTGCGGAACGTATTGAAAGTGGTAAAAACTGGGCTACATTTGGCAAGTCTCCAAGTGGTGAGGTTTATGTTGCTGACTACACCGGTGGTGTTATTTATACAGTGAACCTGCAGCCTTAATCCGAGTGCCTCAATAAAACCGAGTCACGGAACCGTTTTTAGCCTTACTTTATCGGCACCGGCAGACAAAGTAAGGGCGGTTCTGTGACAACAGGTTCTGTCGTTTTGTGCTTTTGGTTTATGGTTGTGTCATTATTCGAACGAGCAAAA from Gynuella sunshinyii YC6258 carries:
- a CDS encoding glutathione S-transferase family protein; this encodes MFKLYYYPNNASLAPHFLLHHLNADYELLLVDKQSNAQKSPDYLRLNPAGRIPTLVVGEQAIFESPAICMHICELHPESSLMPAIGSPDRPLFYQWLAFLNNTLQAELMVRYYPHRHTNDEATIPNVVAAQDDRIADALSIINDQLGHNEYLLGDTLTACDYFLFMLAEWSLPIAKSPLTFEHLAAYLKRLCDNPTIKAVCDIEGIDLSPFKSYAPQSI
- a CDS encoding PQQ-dependent sugar dehydrogenase — translated: MVKKILLSALISVSLSETAMAVSLNMESCVVAPGQITDMTFISPRHGIIATQPGDLYWFKGCGQDVTKIGTVPGVSNDSWQAGLYGIAVNWGFIKTGNLYAYYAASVNDELVTRLSTFHIDQRGITKERVLLEIPQPYENGNGGALRLGPDGALYLGIGDGGGEGDPQGNSQNVQNLYGSILRIYPSFYAGDVYLSPSDNLRKFIPQAAPEIIAYGLRNPWKLTFDSQGDLIVADVGEHRMEEIDVIPSSMFGQQAINLGWNIKEGTECFDTSTGTTNPDSECTVPNEVLPAYQYAHSGDQGNSVTGGETLWLEDKEYYVFADFMTGYLGALDLDHPSTVVAERIESGKNWATFGKSPSGEVYVADYTGGVIYTVNLQP
- a CDS encoding DUF2071 domain-containing protein, whose amino-acid sequence is MQASRNLKDYLIDRPQPKGIDVLCRLKNFAIITYAVPADRFKGLFPERFKLDVVDIDGQEMGLISVVPFIDVDFTSAVFPFPKFTMGQTNYRIYIIDTQTGERCVWFLGTTLDSWTLVVPRYLWNLPWHAGKVRFDCAFNESTGLYDKYLMETSSNWAEASVELEQSGSDIFEFPGFPDVESALVYLTHPLAGFYYRRDNKLGTYRVWHKALAVKPAKLKSAHFKLLSDLDIVKESEQIDPYSVLIEPINEFTIYLPPTVI